The genomic interval catacaaaaaaatgccattaaaaaaaatcattttaaaaaatccatttaaaaatgccataaaaattccattaaaaattccatttaaaaaaatccattaaaaacgGGATTGGGATAACAAAGGCAATGAAATAACCCtacaaaaatcaggaaaaaaaaattgggaatgaGCCTGGAAATATTCTGGGATTTattccataaataaataaattttccctgttttcccttttccttggaTCCAATGGGACGGgatgagctgggagggaggaaaatgtgggaatttttggggtttccctCATTCCCCATGatccaaacccaaatcccaTATTTTTGGGGGGATAGAAGGAAGGATCATCCCTGAAATTCGGGATCACGGAGTTTTGGatgaggatttttgggaatgggggGGATAATCCCAAATTGtatccccccccaaaaaaggggaTTTGTGCATCCAGAGGGGTTTGGATCACCCGAGACCCCAAAATTGCAAGCCCAGGAGCCAAAATCCCTTCTTTTTTGGGGATAAAACGTGGGataccccaaaattcctcatcCAGGGGAAAAGCAGCGCTCGGGGGGTTTGGGATCATCCCTGGAATTGGGGGAAATgcgggaatttttggggtttccgTCATTCCCCATGatccaaatcccaaatcccaaaaaaatccttatcCAAGGCTGGGCTTTTCCCGGGATCCCCAATTCCAGGGATCATCCTGgagttttgttttccccttgttccatcccccccaaaaaaagaaggaattttggCTGGAATTAGGGGTGACAGcgatccccccaaatcccattttttctttgGGATAGAACGAAGGATCATCCCTGGAATTCAGGATCACGGAGTTTTGGATaaggatttttgggaatggAGGGATAATCCCAGATTGTATCCCCAAGAAACACCCGGGATTTGCACATCCAGAGGGGTTTGGATCACCGGGAATGAcggaaaccccaaaattccaagcCCGGGAGCCAAAATCCCTTCATTTTTTGGGGATAGAACGAGGGATTCCCCCCCGGATTCCTCATCCAAAGGGCAAGTGACGCTCGGGGGGTTTGGGATCATCCCTGGAATTGGGGGAAATGCGGGAACTTTTGGGGTTTGCGTCATTCCCCACGatccaaacccaaatcccatttttaattTGGGATAGAACCTTCTCCCCCCCCTCCACTCCTCTTCCCAAAACTCCTCATCCGAGAGGAACGCGGCGCTCGGGGGGTTTGGGATCATCCCTGGAATTCGGGATCCCGGGAGAAGCGGAGCCTTGGCTCGCTCCTTATCAGCGCCGAGCCCAAACAATTCCCCGGGCGCGCGGCTCCGTGGCTCCTGCCGGGATAAACAATTCCCAAAAATCCGCCGGGAACGCTCACCCCGAGCCGCGGCACCCCGGAAACGACGGGGGGCGCCCTTGGAATTCCAAagggggcgcggcggggggaAGCGGGCTGGCTCCCGGCGGGATATAACCCCGGGCCGTAGCGGCGCGCCGGCAATTCCAGGGATTTTCCCGGGATGCGCTCCCAAATCCGCCTCCTCCTGGCGCTGCTCTGCGCGgcccccgcggcggcggcgccgcctcCGTGGGAGCGGGCGTGGAGCGATCCCGGCGTGTGGGGGGATGAGCGGGCGCATTCCCGGCCGCATTCCCGGGCGCCGGTGGAGGTGCAGTGCCAGGAGGCGCGGCTGGAGGTCACCGTGCACCGGGACCTGTTCGGCAACGGGCGCCTGGTCAGCGCGGCCGAGCTCAGCCTGGGCCCCGCCGCCTGCAAACATTCCCGCCTGGATCCTTCCCAAAAAACCGTCACCTTCAGCGCCGGCCTGCACGAGTGCGGCAGCACCGTCCAGGTGAGTCCCGCCTCTCGTCCCGCCATTCCCGCCGGGATTCCCGCCGGGAGCGGCTCCCGGCATCGTGCGGATTCCCGAGTCCTTGTCCCGATCCCGGGATTCCCACCGGGAGCGGCTGCCGGCATCATGCGGATTCCCGAGTCCTTGTCCCGATCCCGGGATTCCCGCCGGGAGCGGCTGCTGGGACCGTGCGGATTCCCGAGTCCTTGTCCCGATCCCGGGATTCCCGCCGGGAGGGGCTCCCGCGGTGTCGGGGGAGATCCAGGTGAGTCCTTGTTCCCATCCCGGGATGCCGCTCCTATCCCGGGATTCCCACCGGGAGCGGCTGCCGGGATCGTGCGGATTCCCGAGTCCTTGTCCCGATCCCGGGATTCCCGCCGGGAGAAGTTCCAGGACTTCCCGCGGTGTCTGGGGAGATCCAGGTgagtccctgtccccatcccgggATTCCCACCAGGAGGGGCTCCCGGGTCCGTGGAATTCCCAGGTTTTGAGGGAGATCCAGGTGAGTCTTGTCCCGATCCCGGGATTCCCGCCGGGAGCGGCTCCCGGGATCGTGCGGATTCCCGAGTCCTTGTCCCGATCCCGGGATCCCGCCCGGGAGAGGCTCCAGGACATCCCGCGGTGTCGGGAGAGGCTCCAGGTGAGTCCTTGTTCCCATCCCGGGATTTCTGCCGGGATTCCCACCTGGATTGGCTTCTGGGTCCGTGCAAATCCCAGGTTTTGAGGGTGATCCAGGTGAGTCCTGTCCGGATCCTGGAATTCCCGCCGGGAGCAGCCCCCGGGATCGTGTGGATTCCTGGGTTTGAGTCCCGTTCCCATCCCGGGATTCCCACCGGGATTCCCACCGGGAGTGGCTCCCGGGTCCGTGCAAATCCCAGATTTAAGGGAGATTCAGGTGAGTCCGTTCCCATCCCGGGGAATCGCGGGATGTGCGGGGATCCGGGTGAGTCCTGCCCGATCCCGCAATTCCCACCTGGAGCGGCTCCGGGGCCACGCCTGTTCCCGGTTTCTCGGAGATCCAGGGGCTGGATCCGGGATCATTCCCGGGGAAGGAGAAGCCGGGATTTCCTGGGAATCTGAGCggttttcctgcagctgttccCATTCCTTTGGGAAAAGCCCCTTTTCCCTCGGGTTTAATTAATCTCCctgaaaactgagatttttccaccccattttcctttttccatccctttttctgcttttccatcccttttccatcccttttgCCCATTTTCcacccctttttcctcttttccatccctttccccccttttccatcccttttccacccctttttccccctccccccccattTGCCCTTTTCCATCCCTATTCCCCTTTTTCacccattttcctccttttccatccctttttccccatttccatgGGTCCCCCCAGCATTCCCTGTCAGcccagtggtgctgctgggatgaAGAGTGGCCTCTCCCACGGAATTCCCCACTTTTATTCCCAAATCTTGGAATTCCCGCTCACCCTGCTGATATCCCTGACTGGAGACTCACAGAATTCCTGGTTTTTATTCCCAgattccctcattccctccaATTCCCTCTCACTCGGCACTGAGGAACCCTTTTCCCGCAGAATTCCCGGATTTCATTCCCAGATTCCCTCATTCCCTTCAGTTCCTGCTCACTCGGCACTGAGGAACCTTTCCCCCCGAATTCCCGGATTTCATTCCCAGGTCACTCCGGATTCCCTGATTTACCGGACTCTCCTGAGCTACGATCCCAGCCCCGGCAGCAACCCGGCCATCGTGCGCAGCGACCCGGCCGTCATTCCCATCGAGTGCCACTATCCCAGGTTTTCCTGGATCCCATCCCGTGTTCCCGgcattcccagggatcccattcccatcccggCATTCCCAGGAATCCCATTTCCATACCAGATCCCATCCTGCCTTGCCGGCATTCCCGGGAATGCCATTCCCATCCTGGGATCCCTTCCCATgttcccagcattcccaggaatcccattcccatcccggCATTCCCAGGAATCCCATTTCCATCCCGGGATctttcccagcatttccaggaatcctgttcccatcccacatcccatcccatgttcccagcattcccagggatcccattcccatccagggatcccatcccagattcccagtgtccccattcccattcccgatcccattcccaacCTCGTTCCCTTTTCCAGGCAGGACAATGTCTCCAGTGGCTCCCcattcccaatgtccccatgcccagtttccccatttccatcccaatgtccccattcctgttcctgatcccattcctggccccattccctgttccaGGCGGGATAATGTCTCCagtgtcccattcccagtgtcccattcccagcatcccattcccaatcccattcctgaCCCCgttcccttctccagggaaaagggatcCCATTTCCGATCCCATTTCCaatcccatccccagccccGTTCCCTGTTCCAGGCGGGATAACGTCTCTAGTGTCCCATTCCCGATCCCGTTCCTGATTCCATTCCCGGCCCTGttcccttttccagggaaaagggatcCCATTTCCAATTCCattcccgatcccattcccgatcccgttcccgatcccattcccggCCCCGTTCCCTGTTCCAGGCAGGAGAACATCTCCAGtgtcccattcctgatcccattcccgatcctgttcccgatcccattcctggccccattcccagtgtcctgatcccattcccgatcccattccccattccatTCCCGGCCCCGTTCCCTGTTCCAGGCGGGAGAACGTCACCAGCGGCTCCATCCGTCCCACCTGGGCTCCCTTCAACTCCGCGCTGGCCTCCCAGGAGAagctcctcttctccctgcGCCTCATGAACGGTGTGGGATCGGgattttcccacccttttccccctttcccgtccctttcccaccccttttccccttttggggtcactttgggGTTGATCCCGTTACATCTTCCAGAGAACTGGAGCTCCGAGCGGGATTTCTCAAGGTTTCTGCTTTCCcgtcccttttccccttttgggATCCCTTTGGGGTTGATCCCATTGGATTTTCCATAGGATTGGAGCTCCGAGTGGGTTTTTTCGGGATTCTatctttcccatccctttttttccttttgggatCCTTTTGGGGTTGATCCTGTGGGGTTTTCCAGAGGACTGGAGCTTGgaaggggattttttgggatttccccctttccccaccctttttcccattttgggaTCACTTTGGGGTTGATCCCATTGGATTTTCATAGGACTGGAGCTCAGAGCGGGATTCTTTGGGATTCCCCCTTTCCTATCCCTTTCCtaccccttttccccttttggggttggtttggggttgaTCCCATTGGATTTTCCAGAGGACTGGAGCTCCGAGCGGGATCTTTTGGGATTTCCCCTTACCCATCCATTTCCCCCTTTCGTGATCGCTTTGGGGTTGATCCCGTGGGGTTTTCCAGAGGATTGGAGCTCCAAGCAGGATTTCTCAGGgttccccatttcccatccccttTTCCCGTTTTGGGATCCCTTTGGGGTTGATCCTGTGGGGTTTTCCAGAGGACTGGAGCTCCGAGTGGGTTTTTTCGGGATTCCCCCTTTCCcaccccttttccccctttggGATCCCTTTGGGGTTGGTCCCGTTGGATTTTCCAGAGAACTGGAGCTCGGagcaggattttttgggatttctgcctttcccaccccttttccccttttgggATCCCTTTGGGGTTGATCCCGTTGGGTTTTCCAGAGGGCTGGAGCTCCGAGTGGGATTTTTCAAGAttccccctttcccatccccttttcccatttcGGGATCCCTTTGGGGTTGATCCCGTGGGGTTTTCCAGAGGATTGGAGCTCCAAGCAGGATTTCTCAGGgttccccatttcccatcctcTTTTCCCGTTTTGGGATCCCTTTGGGGTTGATCCCGTGGGGTTTTCCAGAGGACTGGAGCTCGGagcaggattttttgggatttctgcctttcccaccccttttccccttttgggATCCCTTTGGGGTTGATCCCGTGGGGTTTTCCAGAGGACTGGAGCTCGGAGCGGGATCTCTCGGCGTTCCGCCTGGGGGACGTGCTGAACATCCAGGCCGAGGTGGGCGCCCACAGCCACGTCCCGCTGCGGCTCTTCGTCGACTCCTGCGTGGCCACCCTGGGCCCCGGCGCGGGCAACGAGCCCCACTACGCCATCATCGACTTCAACGGGT from Vidua chalybeata isolate OUT-0048 chromosome 13, bVidCha1 merged haplotype, whole genome shotgun sequence carries:
- the LOC128794757 gene encoding zona pellucida sperm-binding protein 3-like, translating into MRSQIRLLLALLCAAPAAAAPPPWERAWSDPGVWGDERAHSRPHSRAPVEVQCQEARLEVTVHRDLFGNGRLVSAAELSLGPAACKHSRLDPSQKTVTFSAGLHECGSTVQVTPDSLIYRTLLSYDPSPGSNPAIVRSDPAVIPIECHYPRRENVTSGSIRPTWAPFNSALASQEKLLFSLRLMNEDWSSERDLSAFRLGDVLNIQAEVGAHSHVPLRLFVDSCVATLGPGAGNEPHYAIIDFNGCLVDGRSDATSSAFVTPRPRQDVLRFQIDAFRFAGDPRSLIYITCHLKVTPAEQSPDALNKACSFSKARNAWAPVEGTRDICSCCERGNCGQRPPEPWDGHRYRRHDGHGATSEADVVIGPVLLASAQHGQRPEGRQGAVTPLAVGTALACAVAVVAVAGAALAIGLRHRNSR